From Stigmatopora argus isolate UIUO_Sarg chromosome 14, RoL_Sarg_1.0, whole genome shotgun sequence, the proteins below share one genomic window:
- the otop2 gene encoding proton channel OTOP2, which produces MCTLVDSSFPRPEMCLNSGYPCQCLDGGKPGQPGHPGHPVQPCQPCVAAKGEDAHHSAPEHPDPEKKANRERDRNWGWILSGVIFINILMLGIALVSGSAYQHVDISLSDQQVFLVVIIILTCIWMVYYIIYTARIENAVAYRDQHAGPVWLRGGMVLFGLLSIIMDIFKIGSYVGYMHCDSAIKIVFPAVQLVFIFIQTYFMWVHAKDCVQLHRNLTRCGLMLSLSVNLVLWMAAVTDESLHQTAHPEGEHGDGHGDGGHGNHSDEHHVDEHHGNDSHKLYGRNLYISKASFGQDECECSHTSCAMFKEAYFYLYPFNIEYSLFASAMAYVMWKNVGRLGEAHDPHGHGPAHKFQLRDAVVGPVVGVLLVFAGLATFIVYEMDMKEDKADDHAKRDQALLIHFVINIVIISLMLVATLLGAVVYKLDRREHDSEKNPTRSLDVGLLVGTSMGQFIISYFTIVAMVASGARGHLNRLNLTWAIMMVLQIGLQNFFIVEGLHREPFHEETHEPPPPPATVTNVYAVESYGKAGDGDDASGVGFRTELAVFGPLVHYPPKLTWKRRVLKEVSLFLMLANIILWIMPAFGARPQFDHPAETEFYDFNIWAAIVNVGLPFAIFYRMHSVAALLEVFVIS; this is translated from the exons ATGTGCACGCTCGTTGACTCGTCGTTTCCTCGGCCAGAGATGTGCTTGAACAGCGGCTACCCGTGCCAGTGCCTGGATGGCGGAAAGCCCGGCCAGcccggccaccccggccacccCGTCCAACCGTGCCAACCGTGCGTGGCGGCCAAAGGCGAAGACGCCCACCACTCGGCGCCCGAGCACCCGGACCCGGAGAAAAAAGCCAACCGGGAGCGAGACCGAAACTGGGGCTGGATCCTCTCGGGCGTCATCTTCATCAACATCCTGATGCTGGGGATCGCGCTGGTCAGCGGCAGCGCCTACCAACACGTGGACATCAGCCTGTCCGACCAGCAAGTCTTCCTGGTGGTGATCATCATCCTCACTTGCATCTGGATGGTCTACTACATCATCTACACGGCCAGGATAGAAAACGCCGTGGCGTACCGGGACCAGCACGCCGGGCCCGTCTGGCTCAGGG GAGGAATGGTGCTCTTCGGCCTCCTCAGCATCATCATGGACATCTTCAAGATCGGCAGCTACGTGGGCTACATGCACTGCGACTCGGCCATCAAAATCGTTTTTCCCGCCGTCCAACTTGTTTTCATCTTCATTCAG ACGTACTTCATGTGGGTCCACGCCAAGGACTGCGTACAGCTCCACAGGAACCTGACGCG GTGCGGCCTGATGCTCTCCCTCTCCGTCAACCTGGTTTTGTGGATGGCCGCCGTCACGGACGAGTCCCTCCACCAGACGGCGCACCCCGAGGGCGAGCACGGCGACGGCCATGGCGACGGCGGTCACGGCAACCACTCCGACGAGCACCACGTAGACGAGCACCACGGCAACGACTCGCACAAGCTTTACGGGCGGAACCTGTACATCAGTAAAG CGAGTTTCGGGCAGGACGAGTGCGAGTGCAGCCACACTTCCTGCGCCATGTTCAAAGAGGCCTACTTCTACCTGTACCCGTTCAACATCGAGTACAGCCTCTTCGCTTCGGCCATGGCCTACGTCATGTGGAAGAACGTGGGGCGCCTGGGCGAGGCCCACGACCCGCACGGCCACGGCCCCGCCCACAAGTTCCAACTGAGGGACGCGGTGGTGGGCCCGGTGGTGGGGGTCCTGCTGGTCTTCGCCGGCCTGGCCACCTTCATCGTCTACGAGATGGACATGAAGGAGGACAAGGCGGACGACCACGCCAAGAGGGACCAGGCGCTGCTCATCCACTTTGTGATCAACATCGTCATCATCAGCCTGATGCTGGTGGCCACCTTGCTGGGCGCCGTGGTCTACAAGCTGGATCGGCGGGAGCACGATTCCGAGAAGAACCCCACCCGCAGCCTGGACGTGGGCCTGCTGGTGGGCACCTCCATGGGCCAGTTCATCATCAGCTACTTCACCATCGTGGCCATGGTGGCGTCGGGGGCCCGGGGACACCTCAACAGGCTCAACCTGACCTGGGCCATCATGATGGTGCTCCAGATCGGCCTGCAGAACTTCTTCATCGTGGAGGGGCTCCACCGGGAGCCTTTCCACGAGGAGACTcacgagccgccgccgccgccggccacGGTGACCAACGTCTACGCCGTGGAGAGCTACGGCAAAGCCGGCGACGGCGACGACGCGTCCGGCGTGGGCTTCCGGACGGAGCTGGCCGTCTTCGGCCCGCTGGTGCACTACCCGCCCAAGCTCACCTGGAAGAGGCGGGTCCTCAAGGAGGTTTCCCTCTTCCTCATGCTGGCCAACATCATC CTTTGGATCATGCCAGCATTTGGCGCTCGGCCCCAATTCGACCACCCGG